One genomic region from Cryptococcus gattii WM276 chromosome C, complete sequence encodes:
- a CDS encoding U3 small nucleolar RNA-associated protein 13 (U3 snoRNA-associated protein 13) (Similar to TIGR gene model, INSD accession AAW42509.1), whose product MSGAHSKNFRPSPRSIRPVYTGGPVLLTKDGQWIITTMGDEALVTQVHTGLAIARIRGDGTPITSLALSYHTFPPTLLTSHMSMTVRYYPLPESPPPTSTPKPPSLTYTRILNKAHSAPILVSQVSPDNTLFATGSSDGIVKVWDLAGGYVTHLFRGHGGPVSALHFNFPTILGDERRRMELLTGSTDARVRIYDLRDANARVVGGAGGNAVKPKAVLEGHVSVVRGIDVTPDGKWAVTGGRDKVVLVWDMLGETKGKGKAATTTTTTTTTPKLVQTIIVQEQVESLGLLPQEEQVSGAATGRWLCYTGGDKGLVRVWDVLKGTLVATMKGVEGVDEAESDEDEQRGVLSVLYSPTASSLVSIHADQNIIFHSLSTLLSTRQIIGFNDEIVDVAFLSHPAAPPTSPSPLPETPDIPHSHMAVATNSNLLRIYSTSSFNARLLPGHTDMILSLAVSPNHQWLVTGSKDHTARVWAPTTCAQGDGYTWRCIAVCEGHAESIGAVAFAQKVSEDGHARFLFTASQDRTIKMWDLTPLSASPSSSSSPIRPRSMATLRAHEKDINSLDIAPNDKFLVSGSQDKLVKLYAIDFNPPKNVSASGGAGGGAEGGFKLLGTCAGHRRGVWTVRFSRNDKVVASGSADRTVKLWSLDDFTCLKTFEGHTNSVLRVDFLSHGQQLVTSASDGLVKLWNIKEEECVKTLDNHEDKIWALAHSSDESTLLSAGADSLLTIWHDTSLLEQSEANANLIKTVQVEQDFINYVALKDYRRAILLALSMSQPGRLFNLFSTVVKGRRRQPDLSQEQQTITGSKEIDEIIKTLPGIELVRLLKFVRDWNANAKMAPVAQVVLHAVFMLRSAEDILAAFDQANRLPKREEEEEGEEEEEEEKEEGENKKRQKKERPSLGAPISIKDLLEGLIPYSERHFNRVDKLVQESYMLDYVLGEMEGGLFGEELMDIQ is encoded by the exons ATGAGCGGAGCCCACTCGAAAAA TTTCCGACCTTCTCCGCGGTCCATCCGCCCTGTCTATACCGGAGGACCCGTCCTTCTTACCAAGGATGGTCAGTGGATAATCACCACGATGGGAGACGAAGCGTTGGTCACGCAAGTCCACACTGGACTGGCTATCGCCAGAATACGAGGA GACGGCACACCCATCACATCCCTCGCACTCTCCTACCATACTTTCCCACCTACTCTTCTCACATCGCACATGTCCATGACTGTCCGGTACTACCCTCTCCCCGAATCCCCCCCGCCCACATCTACCCCCAAACCCCCCTCATTAACCTACACCCGTATCCTCAACAAGGCCCATTCGGCGCCGATCCTCGTCTCGCAAGTTTCCCCGGACAACACCCTGTTCGCAACTGGATCCTCTGACGGGATCGTCAAAGTATGGGATCTGGCCGGCGGGTACGTGACGCACCTGTTCAGAGGCCATGGCGGTCCCGTCTCGGCACTGCACTTCAATTTCCCCACCATCCTTGGAGACGAACGACGCCGGATGGAGCTTCTCACCGGGTCGACAGACGCAAGAGTACGGATCTACGATCTGCGAGACGCGAATGCCCGAGTCGTCGGCGGTGCTGGTGGCAATGCGGTGAAGCCGAAAGCGGTGCTCGAGGGCCACGTCTCGGTTGTGAGAGGAATTGATGTGACGCCCGATGGCAAATGGGCCGTCACCGGTGGTCGTGACAAGGTCGTCCTCGTATGGGATATGCTTGGCGAAACAAAGGGTAAAGGAAAAGCGGcgacaacaacaacaacaacaacaacgACACCCAAGTTGGTGCAGACAATTATTGTACAAGAGCAAGTCGAGTCTTTGGGATTATTACCCCAAGAAGAGCAAGTTTCAGGTGCTGCCACAGGACGATGGTTGTGCTACACTGGCGGAGACAAGGGACTCGTCAGGGTGTGGGACGTCCTCAAGGGAACACTTGTCGCCACAATGAAAGGCGTCGAAGGAGTCGATGAAGCAGAGTCGGACGAGGACGAACAGCGCGGCGTTCTTTCCGTATTATACTCTCCCACCGCTTCTTCCCTCGTATCCATCCACGCCGATCAAAACATCATTTTCCATTCCCTCTCCACTCTTCTTTCCACACGTCAAATTATAGGTTTCAACGATGAAATCGTCGATGTCGCCTTCCTCTCCCACCCCGCCGCACCACCCACGTCCCCTTCCCCACTCCCCGAAACACCAGACATCCCCCATTCCCACATGGCAGTCGCCACAAACTCCAACCTCTTGCGAATCTACTCCACATCCTCATTCAACGCCCGACTCCTCCCCGGACACACCGATATGATCCTCTCTCTCGCCGTTTCCCCCAATCACCAATGGCTCGTCACCGGATCCAAAGACCATACCGCGCGCGTATGGGCACCGACCACTTGCGCACAAGGCGATGGGTATACATGGCGATGTATCGCCGTCTGTGAAGGCCACGCGGAATCGATTGGTGCCGTCGCGTTTGCGCAAAAGGTTTCAGAGGATGGGCACGCCCGATTCCTCTTCACTGCAAGTCAAGACCGTACCATCAAAATGTGGGATCTCACCCCTCTCTCcgcttctccttcttcttcttcatccccgATCCGCCCTCGGTCGATGGCCACACTCCGTGCGCACGAAAAGGATATCAACTCGCTCGACATCGCGCCCAACGATAAATTCCTCGTCTCTGGTTCTCAAGACAAGCTAGTCAAACTCTACGCCATCGACTTTAACCCGCCCAAAAATGTCTCTGCATCTGGAGGCGCCGGCGGCGGCGCGGAAGGAGGTTTCAAGCTTTTGGGTACGTGTGCAGGGCACAGGCGGGGTGTCTGGACAGTGAGGTTTAGCAGGAATGATAAAGTGGTGGCGAGTGGGAGTGCTGATAGGACCGTCAAGCTTTGGAGTCTGGACGACTTTACTTGTCTCAAG ACGTTTGAGGGACATACCAACTCGGTGCTCAGAGTCGACTTTTTGTCGCACGGCCAACAACTCGTGACGTCCGCGTCTGATGGATTGGTAAAACTCTGGAATatcaaggaagaagaatgtGTCAAGACGCTGGACAACCACGAAGACAAGATCTGGGCACTTGCACATTCATCCGACGAATCCACCCTTCTCTCCGCCGGTGCCGATTCCCTCCTCACCATCTGGCACGACACCTCTCTCCTCGAACAATCCGAGGCGAACGCGAACCTGATCAAGACCGTCCAGGTCGAACAGGATTTCATCAACTATGTCGCTCTCAAAGACTATCGTCGCGCCATCTTACTCGCACTCTCCATGAGTCAGCCAGGACGCCTGTTCAACCTCTTCAGCACCGTCGTCAAGGGCCGTCGCCGTCAGCCCGATTTGTCACAGGAACAACAAACGATCACAGGGTCCAAAGAGATTGATGAGATTATCAAGACCTTGCCGGGGATAGAGTTGGTAAGGTTGTTAAAGTTTGTGAGAGATTGGAATGCGAATGCCAAGATGGCGCCTGTAGCCCAGGTGGTTTTGCATGCCGTCTTCATGTTGAGGAGTGCAGAAGATATCCTTGCCGCCTTTGACCAGGCCAATAGGTTGCCCAAACgcgaggaggaggaggaaggtgaggaggaggaagaagaagaaaaggaggagggagagaacaagaagagaCAAAAGAAGGAACGACCGTCCCTTGGCGCGCCTATAAGCATCAAGGATCTTCTGGAGGGGCTTATCCCATATTCCGAGAGGCATTTCAACAGGGTTGACAAGCTCGTGCAGGAAAGTTACATGTTGGACTATGTGCTTGGCGAGATGGAGGGTGGCTTATTCGGTGAAGAGTTAATGGACATCCAATAG